The Streptomyces sp. TLI_105 DNA segment AACGTGCGCGTCTACCCCTTCAAGACGATCGAGGCCGGCGCCTTCGTCAACACCTCGGTCATCTGGGAGTCCCGAGGGCAGGCCCATCTCTTCGGGGCGCGCGGGGTCTCCGGCATCCTGAACGTCGAGATCACACCCGAGCTGGCCGTGCGGCTCGCGGGAGCGTACGCGACGACCCTCAAGAAGGGTTCGACCGTCACCACCGCGCGCGACCACTCCCGGGGTGCCCGGGCGCTGAAGCGGGCGGTGATCTCCGCGCTGCAGGCCAGCGCCATCGACGTACGGGACCTGGAGAACGTACCGCTGCCGGTGGCGCGGCAGCAGACCGCGCGCGGCAGCGCCGGCGGGATCATGATCAGAACCTCGCCCGGGGTGCCGGACTCGGTGGACATCATGTTCTTCGACGAACGCGGGGCGGACCTTTCCCAGGCGCAGCAGCGGAAGCTCGATCGGGTGTTCGCGCGCCAGGAGTACCGGAGGGCGTTCCCGGGCGAGATCGGCGACCTCTCCTTCCCGGCGAGCGTCTTCGACTCGTACACCGGCTCGCTGTTGCGGAACGTCGACACCACCGGGATCGCGGAAGCCGGCCTGAAGGTCGTCGTGGACGCCTCCAACGGCAGCGCCGGGCTCGTACTGCCCAGTCTGCTCGGGCGGCTCCAGGTCGACTCACTGACGATCAATCCCGGGCTCGACGAGTCCCGGCCCACCGAGTCGGCCGAGAGCCGTCGGGCCGGGCTCGTACGCCTCGGGGAGATCGTGGCCTCGGCGCGCGCCGCGTTCGGGGTGCGCTTCGACCCCGTCGGTGAACGGCTCTCGCTGGTGGACGAGCGCGGGCGGATCATCGAGGACGACCGGGCGCTCCTGGTGCTGCTCGACCTGGTGGCGGCCGAGCGGAGGTCCGGGCGGGTCGCGCTGCCGGTGACCACCACGAGAATCGCCGAGCAGGTCGCCGCGTACCACGGCACCCAGGTCGAGTGGACGACCACCTCGCCCGACGACCTCACGCGGGTCGGGCGCGAGGAGTCGACGATCTTCGGCGGCGACGGGCGTGGCGGGTTCATCGTGCCCGAGTTCAGCAGCGTCTTCGACGGGGCCGCCGCCTTCGTGCGGCTGATCGGTCTCGTGGCGCGGACGCAGCTCACGCTGAGCCAGATCGATGCCCGGATCCCGCGGGCGCACGTCCTGAAGAAGGACATCGCGACCCCGTGGGCCGTGAAGGGACTGGTGATGCGCCGGGTGGTGGAGGCGGCGGGCAGCCGCTCCGTGGACACCACCGACGGAGTCCGGGTGGTCGAGGCCGACGGGCGGTGGGTGATGGTGCTGCCCGACCCCGCGGAGGCCGTCACCCATCTGTGGGCGGAGGGCCCCGACGACGCCTCCGCGCAGGCCCTGCTCGACGAGTGGGCCGAGGTGGTCGACAGCGCAGGTCGCTGACGGTTCGGGCGGGTTCGGCCGGGAGGTGTCCGTGGGGCGCCTCCCGGTCGTACGGAGGGGCCATTCGGCGGTAGGCCGTGCGACGTGCGACGATGTGCGGCATGTCGCAGCAGCACCCCGTTCGGAGCACCGGATCGTCGCCGCCGCGTCCGGACGCGTCCATGTCGCTGCTGAACAACGTGATCGACCACGCGCTCGACGACGGCTACGCCGAGGCGACGGCCCGGCGAGCGGCCGAGGGGGGTGGGCTGCCCCGTAACCTGCGGGCCAAACTGGGCGTCGCCGCGGGTCTTCTGCTCGCCGCCGTCGTGGTGACCGTGGGCGCGGCCGAGGCGCGGATCTCCGCGCCGGTCGTCGCCAAGGAGCGGCAGGACCTGATCGACCGGATCGACAAGGAGACGTCCGCCGCCGACCGGCTGGAGGAGGACGTCGAGCGGATCCGGGCCGAGGTCGGGGAGCGCCAGCGGCAGGCCCTGCAGCAGCACGGCGGGGACCAGGCCGAGCTCGTGGCCCTGCTGTCGGGCGCGACGCCGGTGCACGGCCCCGGGGTGAGGCTCGTGGTCGACGACGCCAAGGACACCGACACCGGTGGTGGCGGACCGCGGGAGAGCACGGGCTTCTCCGACACGGGCCGGGTCCGCGACCGGGACATGCAGCGGGTGATCAACGGTCTGTGGGAGTCGGGTGCCGAGGCGGTCGCGATCAACGGGCAGCGGCTGACGTCGCTGTCAGCGATCCGGGCGGCCGGTGACGCCATACTGGTCGACAACAAGCCGCTGGTGCCGCCGTACACCGTCCTCGCCGTGGGGGACGGGCAGCGGCTGAGCACCGCGTTCCAGGACAGCGCCGACGGGCAGTACCTGCACGCGCTGGTGGAGAACTTCGGGATCAGGAGCAGGATCTCGGTCGAGGGCGATGTGCGCCTGCCGGCCGCGCCGAGCCTGACCGTACGTACCGCAGAGCCGAGGGGGGCCGGGGTGGCGACGCCCTCCGGTCGGGCCACGGCCGACACAGGGAAGGGCACATCGTGATCGCCGTACTGGGCCTGATCGTCGGAGTCGTGGTCGGACTGTTGGTCCGCCCCGAGGTTCCGGCGGTGGTGGAGCCCTATCTTCCGATCGCCGTGGTCGCCGCCCTCGACGCGGTCTTCGGCGGCCTGCGGGCCATGCTGGACGGGATCTTCGTCGACAAGGTCTTCGTGGTTTCGTTCCTTTCCAACGTGGTCGTGGCCGCGCTGATCGTCTTCCTCGGCGACAAGCTGGGCGTGGGCGCGCAGCTGTCGACCGGTGTGGTCGTCGTGCTCGGCATCCGTATCTTCTCCAACGCGGCCGCCATCCGGCGTCACGTCTTCCGGGCGTGAGGCCGATGAGCGAGAACCCCCAGAACTCCGAGAACCCTCAGAACTCCGGGAACCCGGAGCGGCCCGAGAAGCCCGAGGCCCCCGAGGCCGGCAAGCCAGAGGCCCCCGAGACGTCGAAGCCCGAGCAGCGGGGCGAGGAAGTCCGGCCGCCTGAGGCGCCTCAGGCACCCGAGGCGCCCGACGCGCCGGTCGTGACGGGGCCGCCGGCCGTGGCCGCGTCGCCCGTCGCCGAGCCGAGCGGGCGGCGGAGGCTCGCCTCCGCCCTGTGGCCGCCGCGGGTGACCCGGGCTCAACTCGTCGTTGCTCTCCTGCTGTTCGTCCTCGGTCTCGGGCTGGCCATCCAGGTCTCCTCGACGAGCGAGAACAGCGCGCTGCGCGGGGCCCGCCAGGAGGACCTCGTGCGGATCCTCGACGAACTCGACGACCGCACGCAGCGCCTGGAGGACGAGAAGGCCCGCCTGGAGAAGCAGCGCTCCGAGCTGGAGTCAAGCTCGGACCAGGCCGAGGAGGCGCGCAGGCAGACCCAGGAGAAGGAGCGGCAGCTCGGCATCCTGGCCGGCACCGTCGCCGCCGAGGGGCCGGGCATCACCCTCACGGTGGGGGATCCCGCCGGGGCGGTCGAGTCGGACATGCTGCTCGACGCCATCCAGGAGCTGCGTGCGGCGGGTGCCGAGGCGATCCAGGTGAACGGCGTCCGGGTCGTCGCGGACAGTTATTTCACCGGTAGTGGTGAGGACATGCGGATCGATGGAACGAAGGTGGCCGCTCCGTACGTCTTCAAGGTCATCGGCAAGCCGGAGGATCTCGAGCCCGCGCTCAACATCCCCGGCGGTGTCGTGCAGACCCTGGAGAAGGAGCAGGCCACAGCCACGGTGGAGCGGTCGGCGAAGATCGTCGTCGACGCCTTGCGACCCGCGAAGCGGCCTGACTACGCTCAGTCGTCCTCCCAGTGAGAAGGGGACGAGGGGGTTCCCGCGACAAGGGCATGACGTTGCGGGGGGTCGGCGCACCACAAGGGTGGTGCGTGGTGGAAACTGTCCGGAGGATACGGACGTTGTGAAGGTGTCCGGGTCGGCAGGTGTGAAGGATCTCGGTTCGTCCTGCCCCACGGGCGGGTCTGTTTCGGTCAAGGGGAATCGCCCGTGAAGTTGTTTGCGAAGTTGTTCGGCAAGAGCGCACGCGAGGACGGCGGCAACGCCAGGCACGCCGCGCCGCGCCACGCCCAGAGCGAGGAGCAGGGCGGCGAGCGCCCGCTCTTCCGTGACGAGGTCGAGGGTCGGGGCGGTGACATTCCGGGCACGCAGGGCGCGTCTTCTGTTGACCCCGCCGGGGCCGCCCGCATAGGTTTCGGAGAACCATCAACCTCAAGTACGGGTGGAGGGTTCACGCCCGACCCGTACGCGACACAGACCTCCGCGGGGCAGCCGCGGCAGGAGGATGCGTCCATGCCGGTGTGTACGAGGTGCGGTCACCGCAACGCGGCGGACAGCCGCTTCTGCTCCCACTGCGGTACGCCGCTGCGGGGCGGGGTCGCCGCCGAGCGCGCGTCGGAGACGACGTCGACGATCTCCATCTCGGGCATCGAGGCGTACGAAGCGGAGGTCACCGGTCAGACCGCCCTTCCGTCGCTGTCTCCCGAGGCGCTGGCGGCCGTGGAGGCGCTGCCTTCGGGCTCCGCGCTCCTCGTGGTGCGCCGGGGGCCGAACTCGGGCAGCCGGTTCCTGCTCGACGGCGAGCTGACGACGGCCGGCCGTCACCCGCAGAGCGACATCTTCCTGGACGACTTCACCGTCTCCCGGCGGCATGTCGAGTTCCGGCGGGCGCAGGACGGCAGCTTCACCGTCGCCGACGTCGGCAGCCTCAACGGCACGTACGTCAACCGTGAGCCGATCGACTCGGTCGTCCTGTCCAACGGCGACGAGGTGCAGATCGGCAAGTACCGGCTGGTCTTCTACTCGAGCCAGCGAGGCGTGTGACGCCTCGGGGAATCCCTTCAGGGAAGGTCCATGCTGCGAACACCGACGGGCGGTGCCGGATCCGGCACCGCCACCGCGGGCGAACGGCTGGTCAGCATCGGCACGGTGCTGAACCAGCTGCGCGACGAATTTCCCGAAGTGACGATCTCCAAGATCCGGTTCCTGGAGGCCGAGGGGCTGGTCGAGCCCCGGCGGACGGCCTCCGGGTACCGGAAGTTCAGCCCGGAGGACGTGGAGCGTCTCGCCCGCATCCTGCGGATGCAGCGGGACCACTATCTTCCGCTGAAGGTGATCCGTGAGCACCTCGACGCCCTCGCGCGGGGCGAGGAGATCAAGCTTCCGGCACCCGGCCGTCGGCGGGACCTGCTGGAAGGGGCCTGGGAGCAGGACGAGGCGGAGACACCGACCGTCGCGCGGCTCGGACGGGCCGAGCTGATCGCCGCCGCCGAGGTGACCGAGGCCGAGCTCGCCGAATGGGAGTCGTACGGCCTGATCGCCGAGACGGAGGGCGGCGGCTACGACGCCGACGCCGTCACCGTCGCCAGGCTTGTCGCGGATCTGGGGAGATTCGGTCTGGAACCCCGGCACCTGCGGGCCGTCAAGGCGGCCGCCGACCGGGAGGCCGGGCTGATCGAGCAGGTGGTCGCGCCGCTGCGCCGGCACCGTAACCCGCAGACCAGAGCCCATGCGGAGGCCACCGCGAAGGAGCTCGCCGCGCAGTCGGTGCGGCTGCACGCGGCCCTCGTCCAGACCGCCCTGGGGATCCGGCTCCAGTGACCCGGTGAGGCGTCCGGCGGGGGCCCGACTATCCAAACCGGTCGGGCACGTCCTAGGGTTGCTGTGTGAACGAGCTCGACGTTGTGGGTGTCCGGGTGGAAATGCCCTCCAACCAGCCGATCGTGCTCCTGCGTGAAGTGGGAGGCGATCGGTACCTCCCCATCTGGATCGGACCGGGGGAGGCGACCGCGATCGCCTTCGCCCAGCAGGGGATGGCCCCGCCGCGGCCGCTGACGCACGACCTGTTCAAGGACGTGCTGGAGGCCGTGGGACAGGAGCTCACCGAGGTCCGCATCACGGATCTGCGTGACGGGGTCTTCTACGCCGAGCTGGTCTTCGCCAGCGGCGTCGAGGTGAGCGCGCGGCCGTCGGACGCGATAGCGCTGGCCCTTCGGACCGGGACGCCGATCTTCGGCAGCGACGGTGTGCTGGACGACGCAGGCATCGCGATCCCGGACGAGCAGGAGGACGAGGTGGAGAAGTTCCGCGAGTTCCTCGACCAGATCTCACCGGAGGATTTCGGAAGCAGCAGCCAGTGAGGCGCAGCGGTCCGGCCGGAGGCCGTTCGCGGGGTGCCGTCAGAGCATTCGAGTAGCCTTTCCCGGGAGAGGGACACGCGAAACCACTCTCAGGGTGATTATCACTCGGCGTGCCGAGTGTGGCGATCGTTGACGCACCCCTAGTGACTGCCTACCTTCGTGTGGGCAGGTCAAGGACGGAGGGTCGGCGTGATGAGCAGCGCGGACGGTACGGCAGGGAGCTCCCTCGGACGCGCGTCCGGAGAGAGCGGTCCGTATCCGCTTCACGGCAGTGTGGGCGACTTCGGGACGGACACCGGTGTCGGCATCGCCGACGCGGCGATCGGCTACCGCGGACCGACGGCCTGCGCGGCCGCCGGGATCACCTATCGCCAGCTGGACTACTGGGCGCGCACCGGACTCGTGGAGCCGAGCGTACGGCCGGCGTACGGGTCGGGGACCCAGCGGCTGTACAGCTTCCGCGACGTCGTCGTGCTGAAGATCGTCAAGCGTTTCCTCGACACCGGGGTGGCGCTGCAGAACATCCGGGCCGCGGTGCAGCACCTGCGTGCCCGGGGCTTCCGGGACCTGGAGCGGATGACGCTCATGAGCGACGGGGCCACGGTCTACGAGTGCTCCTCGCCCGACGAGGTCGTCGACCTCCTCCAGGGCGGTCAGGGCGTCTTCGGCATCGCCGTCGGGGTGGTCTGGCGCGACGTCGAGGCCGCGCTCTCGCAGCTCCACGGGGAGCGCGTC contains these protein-coding regions:
- a CDS encoding DUF881 domain-containing protein: MSENPQNSENPQNSGNPERPEKPEAPEAGKPEAPETSKPEQRGEEVRPPEAPQAPEAPDAPVVTGPPAVAASPVAEPSGRRRLASALWPPRVTRAQLVVALLLFVLGLGLAIQVSSTSENSALRGARQEDLVRILDELDDRTQRLEDEKARLEKQRSELESSSDQAEEARRQTQEKERQLGILAGTVAAEGPGITLTVGDPAGAVESDMLLDAIQELRAAGAEAIQVNGVRVVADSYFTGSGEDMRIDGTKVAAPYVFKVIGKPEDLEPALNIPGGVVQTLEKEQATATVERSAKIVVDALRPAKRPDYAQSSSQ
- a CDS encoding MerR family transcriptional regulator, with translation MSSADGTAGSSLGRASGESGPYPLHGSVGDFGTDTGVGIADAAIGYRGPTACAAAGITYRQLDYWARTGLVEPSVRPAYGSGTQRLYSFRDVVVLKIVKRFLDTGVALQNIRAAVQHLRARGFRDLERMTLMSDGATVYECSSPDEVVDLLQGGQGVFGIAVGVVWRDVEAALSQLHGERVDTGETLVGHNPGDELARRRRDRAV
- a CDS encoding MerR family transcriptional regulator, with the protein product MLRTPTGGAGSGTATAGERLVSIGTVLNQLRDEFPEVTISKIRFLEAEGLVEPRRTASGYRKFSPEDVERLARILRMQRDHYLPLKVIREHLDALARGEEIKLPAPGRRRDLLEGAWEQDEAETPTVARLGRAELIAAAEVTEAELAEWESYGLIAETEGGGYDADAVTVARLVADLGRFGLEPRHLRAVKAAADREAGLIEQVVAPLRRHRNPQTRAHAEATAKELAAQSVRLHAALVQTALGIRLQ
- a CDS encoding small basic family protein gives rise to the protein MIAVLGLIVGVVVGLLVRPEVPAVVEPYLPIAVVAALDAVFGGLRAMLDGIFVDKVFVVSFLSNVVVAALIVFLGDKLGVGAQLSTGVVVVLGIRIFSNAAAIRRHVFRA
- a CDS encoding mannose-1-phosphate guanyltransferase; protein product: MKAVVMAGGEGTRLRPMTSSMPKPLLPVVNRPIMEHVLRLLKRHGLNETVVTVQFLASLVRNYFGDGEELGMELTYANEEKPLGTAGSVKNAEEALKDDAFLVISGDALTDFDLTDLIAFHKEKGALVTVCLTRVPNPLEFGITIVDEEGKVERFLEKPTWGQVFSDTVNTGIYVMEPEVFDYVEADVPVDWSGDVFPQLMKEGKPIFGYVAEGYWEDVGTHESYVKAQADVLEGKVQVDIDGFEISPGVWVAEGAEVHPDAVLRGPLYIGDYAKVEADAEIREHTVIGSNVVVKSGAFLHKAVVHDNVYLGQQSNLRGCVIGKNTDIMRAARIEDGAVIGDECLVGEESIVQGNVRVYPFKTIEAGAFVNTSVIWESRGQAHLFGARGVSGILNVEITPELAVRLAGAYATTLKKGSTVTTARDHSRGARALKRAVISALQASAIDVRDLENVPLPVARQQTARGSAGGIMIRTSPGVPDSVDIMFFDERGADLSQAQQRKLDRVFARQEYRRAFPGEIGDLSFPASVFDSYTGSLLRNVDTTGIAEAGLKVVVDASNGSAGLVLPSLLGRLQVDSLTINPGLDESRPTESAESRRAGLVRLGEIVASARAAFGVRFDPVGERLSLVDERGRIIEDDRALLVLLDLVAAERRSGRVALPVTTTRIAEQVAAYHGTQVEWTTTSPDDLTRVGREESTIFGGDGRGGFIVPEFSSVFDGAAAFVRLIGLVARTQLTLSQIDARIPRAHVLKKDIATPWAVKGLVMRRVVEAAGSRSVDTTDGVRVVEADGRWVMVLPDPAEAVTHLWAEGPDDASAQALLDEWAEVVDSAGR
- a CDS encoding FHA domain-containing protein; the protein is MSGGYGRCEGVRVGRCEGSRFVLPHGRVCFGQGESPVKLFAKLFGKSAREDGGNARHAAPRHAQSEEQGGERPLFRDEVEGRGGDIPGTQGASSVDPAGAARIGFGEPSTSSTGGGFTPDPYATQTSAGQPRQEDASMPVCTRCGHRNAADSRFCSHCGTPLRGGVAAERASETTSTISISGIEAYEAEVTGQTALPSLSPEALAAVEALPSGSALLVVRRGPNSGSRFLLDGELTTAGRHPQSDIFLDDFTVSRRHVEFRRAQDGSFTVADVGSLNGTYVNREPIDSVVLSNGDEVQIGKYRLVFYSSQRGV
- a CDS encoding bifunctional nuclease family protein encodes the protein MNELDVVGVRVEMPSNQPIVLLREVGGDRYLPIWIGPGEATAIAFAQQGMAPPRPLTHDLFKDVLEAVGQELTEVRITDLRDGVFYAELVFASGVEVSARPSDAIALALRTGTPIFGSDGVLDDAGIAIPDEQEDEVEKFREFLDQISPEDFGSSSQ
- a CDS encoding DUF881 domain-containing protein yields the protein MSQQHPVRSTGSSPPRPDASMSLLNNVIDHALDDGYAEATARRAAEGGGLPRNLRAKLGVAAGLLLAAVVVTVGAAEARISAPVVAKERQDLIDRIDKETSAADRLEEDVERIRAEVGERQRQALQQHGGDQAELVALLSGATPVHGPGVRLVVDDAKDTDTGGGGPRESTGFSDTGRVRDRDMQRVINGLWESGAEAVAINGQRLTSLSAIRAAGDAILVDNKPLVPPYTVLAVGDGQRLSTAFQDSADGQYLHALVENFGIRSRISVEGDVRLPAAPSLTVRTAEPRGAGVATPSGRATADTGKGTS